One Sphingomicrobium sp. XHP0239 DNA segment encodes these proteins:
- a CDS encoding DUF1428 domain-containing protein, with amino-acid sequence MNYVNGFVLAVPEGNKDAYIETAEKFWNIARELGALSQVECWEADVKDGHTTDFRRATKAEDGEKIVFSWVTWPDEATAKAAETKMMEDPRMEEFGEMPFDGKRMIYGGFQTIVDKRA; translated from the coding sequence ATGAACTACGTGAACGGATTCGTCCTCGCCGTGCCGGAAGGCAACAAGGACGCCTATATCGAAACGGCGGAGAAGTTTTGGAACATCGCCAGAGAATTGGGGGCGCTGAGTCAGGTCGAATGCTGGGAAGCCGATGTCAAGGACGGACACACCACCGATTTTCGCCGCGCGACCAAGGCCGAGGATGGCGAGAAGATCGTCTTTAGCTGGGTCACCTGGCCCGACGAGGCCACCGCCAAGGCGGCGGAAACCAAGATGATGGAAGATCCGCGCATGGAAGAATTCGGCGAGATGCCGTTCGACGGCAAGCGCATGATCTACGGCGGCTTCCAAACCATCGTCGACAAGCGGGCCTAA
- a CDS encoding glutathione S-transferase family protein produces MAEHGALQVIGFKRVPAFAQGQVRDHRVRWALREVGWEYAVKLIDGAHLAIPAYRAEHPFGQAPLLREERRVTLFESGGIVLDIAERTGRMLPTDRDQQALAKCWTYAALNSVEPFLLELFFADKMIEDKDIARGYRPHAEKFARDRLEKVSVALGDREWLVGDDFSIADLIASSVSKVSGNTGYVDGFPNLAAWRERCFARPAFRDALAEQLTEYERHGPEDMGFDKDPTET; encoded by the coding sequence ATGGCCGAGCACGGCGCCCTGCAAGTCATCGGCTTCAAACGGGTGCCGGCCTTCGCGCAAGGCCAGGTTCGCGACCACCGCGTCCGCTGGGCGCTGCGCGAGGTCGGCTGGGAATACGCGGTAAAACTGATCGACGGCGCGCATTTGGCGATCCCCGCTTATCGCGCGGAGCATCCCTTCGGTCAGGCGCCCCTGCTGCGCGAAGAAAGACGCGTCACGCTTTTCGAGAGCGGCGGAATCGTCCTCGATATCGCCGAGCGGACGGGGCGAATGCTTCCAACCGACCGGGACCAGCAAGCCTTGGCGAAATGCTGGACCTACGCGGCGCTCAACTCCGTCGAGCCCTTCCTGCTGGAGCTTTTCTTCGCGGACAAGATGATCGAGGACAAGGATATTGCGCGCGGATACCGGCCCCATGCCGAAAAGTTCGCGCGCGACCGGCTCGAGAAGGTGTCCGTCGCGCTGGGGGATCGCGAATGGCTGGTCGGCGACGATTTCAGCATCGCGGATCTGATCGCCTCATCGGTATCCAAGGTTTCCGGGAACACCGGCTACGTCGATGGCTTCCCCAATCTCGCCGCCTGGCGCGAGCGGTGCTTCGCTCGGCCCGCCTTCCGCGACGCGCTTGCCGAACAGCTGACGGAATACGAGCGGCACGGACCCGAAGACATGGGCTTCGATAAGGACCCCACCGAAACCTGA
- a CDS encoding winged helix-turn-helix transcriptional regulator, translated as MFGPLRFSTLRANLPGISAKVLTERLEKLESTGVLVKRTLPPPSAVQVYELTAWGYRAEPLIQELGRWAAMSHGHDPTLPLSPVSFMLSLRTMFDAATAGDWHTRIGFRLADAVFTGTVAGGAFTVKREEPHDVDAVFSAPEAPPLAAMVYLGMPAADVGVEVTGDREVARHFPTLFNLPERIG; from the coding sequence ATGTTCGGGCCGCTGCGCTTTTCCACGCTGCGCGCCAATCTGCCCGGGATTTCGGCCAAGGTGCTGACCGAGAGGCTGGAAAAGCTTGAAAGCACGGGCGTGCTGGTGAAGCGGACGCTGCCGCCACCCTCCGCCGTGCAGGTCTACGAACTGACGGCGTGGGGTTATCGCGCCGAACCGCTGATACAGGAGCTAGGGCGCTGGGCCGCGATGTCGCACGGGCACGACCCCACGCTGCCGCTGTCACCCGTCAGCTTCATGCTGTCGTTGCGGACCATGTTCGATGCCGCCACGGCAGGCGACTGGCACACGCGCATCGGCTTCCGTCTGGCCGATGCCGTCTTCACTGGCACTGTCGCGGGTGGGGCGTTCACCGTGAAGCGCGAGGAGCCGCACGATGTTGACGCGGTGTTCAGCGCCCCCGAGGCCCCACCGCTCGCCGCCATGGTCTATCTAGGAATGCCGGCAGCGGACGTCGGCGTGGAGGTGACAGGCGACCGCGAGGTTGCCCGCCACTTCCCGACGTTGTTCAATCTGCCGGAACGGATCGGCTAG
- the phaR gene encoding polyhydroxyalkanoate synthesis repressor PhaR — MRSKRSPTRVTKVVIKKYANRRLYDTDRSSYITLDDLSLLIREGREVEVVDAKSGEDITHQVLTQIIVEEEADGGGMLPVPFLRELISLYGGGMQAAVPSYLEAAMEAFKKQSAAMGGAFDGSMLTDMAKRNMEMFQQAASAFTPGKMGTMAKGSAGGTKPEARKDAEIEALRAELAALKDKVDKL; from the coding sequence CTGCGCAGCAAGAGGAGCCCCACCCGCGTGACCAAAGTCGTCATCAAGAAATATGCCAATCGTCGGCTCTACGATACCGACCGGTCGAGCTACATCACGCTCGACGATCTCTCGCTGCTGATCCGCGAGGGGCGCGAGGTGGAAGTGGTCGACGCGAAATCGGGCGAGGACATCACGCATCAGGTGCTTACCCAGATCATCGTCGAGGAAGAGGCCGACGGTGGCGGGATGCTGCCGGTGCCGTTCCTACGCGAACTGATCAGTCTCTATGGCGGCGGGATGCAGGCCGCGGTGCCGAGCTATCTCGAGGCGGCGATGGAAGCCTTCAAGAAGCAGTCCGCGGCGATGGGCGGCGCGTTCGACGGGTCGATGCTGACCGACATGGCGAAGCGCAACATGGAGATGTTCCAACAGGCGGCTTCGGCCTTTACGCCGGGTAAGATGGGAACCATGGCGAAGGGGTCGGCGGGCGGTACGAAGCCCGAGGCGAGGAAAGATGCCGAGATCGAGGCACTGCGTGCCGAACTGGCGGCGTTGAAGGACAAGGTCGACAAGCTGTAG